The Candidatus Goldiibacteriota bacterium HGW-Goldbacteria-1 genome includes a region encoding these proteins:
- the xth gene encoding exodeoxyribonuclease III: MKFISWNVNGIRAVHNKGLLIPFIEKENPDVFCVQETKAQEETFPEGLKNIKGYNFYMSSAVKKGYSGTALWSKQKPLNVKYGLGKPQFDDEGRTIVAEYETFFLYNIYFPNGGRGPEFVDKKLAFYEEFLKNAEKNRKKKDIIICGDVNTAHKEIDLARPKENRETSGFLPQECAFLDKLVSKGYLDTFRMFNKDGNNYTWWDYKSGARQRNIGWRIDYFYVNEELKPKIKSAGILSDVMGSDHAPVFVEIK; encoded by the coding sequence ATGAAATTTATTTCGTGGAATGTGAATGGTATAAGGGCGGTGCATAATAAAGGGTTATTAATACCTTTCATAGAAAAAGAAAATCCGGATGTTTTCTGTGTGCAGGAAACAAAGGCGCAGGAAGAGACATTTCCGGAAGGGTTAAAAAATATCAAAGGGTATAATTTTTACATGTCATCGGCTGTTAAAAAAGGGTACAGCGGGACGGCGCTGTGGTCAAAACAAAAACCTCTAAATGTAAAATACGGCCTTGGCAAACCGCAGTTTGACGACGAGGGCAGGACAATAGTAGCGGAGTATGAAACGTTCTTCTTATATAACATCTATTTTCCCAACGGCGGCAGAGGCCCGGAATTTGTGGATAAAAAACTTGCCTTCTATGAAGAGTTTTTAAAAAATGCCGAAAAAAACAGAAAGAAGAAAGATATTATAATCTGCGGAGATGTGAACACGGCACATAAAGAAATTGACCTTGCGCGGCCGAAAGAAAACAGGGAAACATCAGGTTTTCTGCCGCAGGAGTGCGCGTTTCTGGATAAACTTGTGTCTAAAGGTTATTTGGATACGTTCAGGATGTTCAATAAAGACGGGAATAATTACACCTGGTGGGATTATAAAAGCGGCGCAAGGCAGAGGAATATAGGCTGGAGGATAGATTATTTTTACGTCAACGAAGAATTAAAACCAAAAATAAAATCAGCCGGTATTTTAAGCGATGTGATGGGTTCTGACCACGCACCGGTATTTGTGGAGATAAAATGA
- a CDS encoding methionine sulfoxide reductase, protein MKKLIVITAVLILTAAAILAKGAVNNMNKTAIFAGGCFWCMEGPFEAENGVIDVRAGYTGGSTKDPSYKEVSTGSTGHIEAIKVTYDPKKVSYERLLEIFWHQIDPTDAKGQFADKGSQYITAVFYLDEEQKKAAEKSKTELEKSGVFNKPIVTSIKAAFEFYDAEEYHQDYYKTNPFHYGMYKKGSGREAFLKKTWKDEKKPDLKKMLTSIQYKVTQECGTEPPFKNEYWDNHKEGIYVDVVTGEPLFSSTDKFDSGTGWPSFTKPIDKASVIEKEDKSGYMTRVEVKSKKGGSHLGHVFNDGPNPTGERYCINSASLRFIPKEDLYKEGYGEYIKIFNQ, encoded by the coding sequence ATGAAAAAACTTATCGTAATTACAGCGGTGTTGATTTTAACAGCTGCAGCCATATTGGCGAAGGGAGCGGTGAATAATATGAATAAAACAGCGATATTTGCGGGAGGATGTTTCTGGTGTATGGAAGGCCCGTTTGAAGCAGAAAATGGCGTGATTGATGTAAGGGCTGGTTATACCGGGGGGTCTACTAAAGACCCCTCGTATAAAGAGGTCTCTACCGGAAGCACAGGGCATATTGAAGCAATAAAAGTTACTTACGACCCTAAAAAAGTATCATACGAACGGCTGCTTGAAATATTCTGGCATCAGATAGACCCTACTGACGCCAAAGGCCAGTTTGCGGATAAGGGCAGCCAGTATATTACGGCCGTATTTTATCTGGATGAAGAGCAGAAAAAAGCCGCGGAAAAATCAAAAACAGAGCTTGAAAAATCCGGGGTATTTAATAAACCAATTGTGACTTCAATAAAGGCGGCATTTGAATTTTATGACGCCGAAGAGTATCACCAGGATTATTACAAGACAAACCCTTTCCATTACGGGATGTACAAAAAAGGCTCCGGCAGGGAAGCATTCTTAAAGAAGACGTGGAAAGATGAAAAAAAGCCTGACCTTAAAAAGATGCTCACATCCATACAGTATAAAGTTACGCAGGAATGCGGGACAGAGCCGCCCTTTAAAAATGAATACTGGGATAATCATAAAGAGGGCATATATGTGGATGTGGTGACAGGAGAACCGCTGTTCAGTTCAACTGACAAGTTTGATTCCGGTACGGGCTGGCCGTCATTTACAAAGCCCATTGATAAAGCATCAGTAATAGAAAAAGAGGACAAAAGCGGTTATATGACGCGCGTGGAAGTTAAAAGTAAAAAAGGCGGCTCTCACCTTGGCCATGTCTTTAATGACGGGCCTAATCCTACAGGGGAGAGGTATTGCATAAACTCCGCGTCTTTAAGGTTCATCCCCAAAGAGGATTTATATAAGGAAGGGTATGGGGAATATATAAAAATATTTAACCAATAA
- a CDS encoding 2,3-bisphosphoglycerate-independent phosphoglycerate mutase — translation MAKKVLLIIRDGWGIGPDSPYNAVKNANKPYTDALLKQYPHSVLEASGLSVGVPAGYMGSSEVGHLNMGAARIVKQEVVRINEAIEEGTVFGNPNMKRAFEAAKKSGALHAMGLVQDEGVHAHQEHLFAIIKEAAAQNIKNVYVHFFADGRDTYPRSSLTYLEKLEAKFKEYNKGVVGTLMGRYFAMDRGKKWDLTDMAYNCMVKCEGKKANSAREAIEQSYKNDKVPDGTDMTDEYIPPTVIGDYPGIKDGDGVIHFNYRQDRAIQLTNAFVDDVYAGKRDKKLDIAYCGLTRYYDAFKFNVLPPLDEGGDMANLVGEEVSKKGLKQLRITETQKFKHVTSFFNGKMLEPYKGEDRIELKGRFDPSAFAEHPEMEAYFVKDRAIEELKTGKYDFVTINFANCDMVGHTGVYEAAKKAVEVVDECTGLVTKAALDAGYTVLITADHGNAEEMADAATGAVKTAHTTYPVEMIYVDKDADKVKLKAKGVLADIGATVLDLLDVKKPVEATAESLIIK, via the coding sequence ATGGCTAAAAAAGTACTTCTTATCATCCGCGACGGATGGGGAATTGGACCCGACTCGCCTTATAATGCAGTAAAAAACGCGAATAAACCTTATACTGACGCGCTTTTAAAACAATATCCGCACAGTGTGCTTGAAGCTTCCGGATTGTCTGTAGGCGTTCCCGCTGGATACATGGGAAGTTCCGAAGTGGGACATTTAAACATGGGCGCGGCAAGGATTGTAAAACAGGAAGTGGTGCGTATTAATGAGGCCATTGAAGAGGGTACGGTATTCGGCAATCCCAACATGAAGCGCGCTTTTGAAGCGGCAAAAAAATCAGGGGCCCTTCACGCAATGGGGCTTGTTCAGGATGAAGGCGTGCACGCGCATCAGGAACACCTGTTTGCCATAATAAAGGAAGCTGCAGCGCAGAATATAAAAAATGTTTACGTTCATTTCTTCGCGGACGGCCGCGACACATACCCGCGTTCCTCGCTTACCTACCTTGAAAAACTGGAAGCAAAGTTTAAGGAATATAATAAAGGCGTTGTAGGCACGTTAATGGGGCGCTATTTCGCTATGGACCGCGGAAAAAAATGGGACTTAACAGATATGGCGTATAACTGCATGGTAAAGTGCGAAGGCAAAAAAGCAAATTCCGCGCGCGAGGCAATTGAACAAAGCTATAAAAACGACAAGGTTCCGGACGGAACAGATATGACAGATGAATACATTCCGCCGACAGTAATAGGCGATTACCCCGGCATAAAGGACGGCGACGGCGTAATTCACTTTAATTACAGGCAGGACCGCGCGATACAGCTTACCAACGCGTTTGTGGATGATGTGTACGCCGGAAAGCGCGATAAAAAATTGGACATCGCGTACTGCGGGCTTACCAGGTATTATGACGCGTTTAAATTTAATGTACTGCCCCCGCTTGACGAAGGCGGCGATATGGCGAATCTGGTAGGCGAAGAGGTTTCAAAAAAAGGTTTAAAACAGCTGCGCATAACCGAAACACAGAAGTTTAAACACGTTACATCGTTTTTTAACGGCAAGATGCTGGAACCGTATAAAGGCGAAGACCGCATAGAATTAAAAGGGCGTTTTGACCCATCGGCTTTCGCGGAACACCCGGAAATGGAAGCGTATTTTGTAAAGGACAGGGCGATTGAAGAATTAAAAACAGGAAAATACGATTTTGTAACAATTAATTTTGCCAACTGCGATATGGTAGGCCACACAGGCGTTTATGAAGCCGCAAAAAAAGCGGTGGAAGTAGTGGATGAATGCACAGGGCTTGTAACAAAAGCGGCGCTTGACGCCGGCTACACGGTTCTGATAACGGCTGACCACGGCAACGCGGAAGAGATGGCAGACGCGGCAACAGGCGCGGTTAAGACAGCGCATACCACTTATCCGGTGGAAATGATATATGTGGATAAAGATGCGGATAAGGTGAAGTTAAAGGCAAAAGGCGTATTAGCGGACATAGGCGCAACAGTATTGGATTTACTTGATGTTAAAAAACCTGTGGAAGCAACAGCAGAATCGTTAATCATTAAATAA
- a CDS encoding glycosyl transferase family 51 produces MKKALELTGRVLLIIIAAIIIYYSAVVIKARSDTHAIVKPLLQGAVITYADLSKEQLDAILAIEDPAFFTHDGIDLKSPGAGITTITQGLGKKFYFKKFKPGIRKLKLMLVSKFALNALVSKNDQLTLFLNQAYLGKHNGAVIIGFENAARAFFGKPFKDINREQFLSILAMVIAPEAFHAINKPKANKQRVERMKKVISGEYKPKGLMDLYYGELSEEEAKSGLAPASYFPEIYKK; encoded by the coding sequence ATGAAAAAGGCATTAGAACTCACGGGAAGGGTACTGCTGATTATTATTGCCGCAATTATCATCTATTACTCCGCTGTTGTCATAAAAGCGCGTTCTGATACCCACGCAATTGTAAAGCCGCTGCTTCAGGGCGCGGTAATTACTTACGCGGATTTAAGTAAAGAGCAGCTTGACGCAATACTGGCAATTGAAGACCCGGCATTTTTCACCCACGACGGAATAGACTTAAAATCTCCCGGTGCGGGTATCACCACAATAACGCAGGGGCTTGGCAAGAAGTTTTATTTTAAAAAGTTTAAGCCCGGGATAAGAAAACTTAAACTTATGCTTGTGTCAAAGTTTGCTTTAAACGCGCTGGTATCAAAAAACGACCAGCTTACGCTTTTCTTAAATCAGGCTTATCTTGGAAAACATAACGGCGCGGTTATAATCGGCTTTGAAAACGCGGCGCGGGCTTTTTTCGGCAAACCTTTTAAAGACATTAACAGGGAGCAGTTTTTATCAATCCTGGCAATGGTAATTGCACCGGAGGCTTTTCACGCGATAAATAAACCAAAAGCCAATAAGCAAAGGGTTGAACGCATGAAAAAAGTAATATCGGGTGAATACAAGCCCAAAGGGCTTATGGATTTGTACTATGGGGAGCTTAGCGAAGAAGAAGCAAAAAGCGGGCTTGCGCCCGCTTCGTATTTCCCTGAAATTTACAAAAAATAA
- a CDS encoding GNAT family N-acetyltransferase: MKKHFVNLPVLETKRLILRPVQADDYKAVFEFASDPDVAKYTSWDAHKTIEDSKVLVRFITKRYADNKPSNWAVILKENNQLIGVCGFVSYYSANKRAEIAFAIRKDCWNKGYMTEGVAKTIEFGFNEIKLNRIEAYCDAENDASAKVLEKCGMKCEGILKQYAYKGSSFRDMKSYAILAGEYIKERK, encoded by the coding sequence ATGAAAAAACATTTTGTAAATCTTCCGGTGCTGGAAACAAAAAGGCTTATATTGCGCCCGGTGCAGGCGGATGATTATAAAGCGGTGTTTGAATTCGCATCCGACCCGGATGTGGCAAAATACACTTCATGGGACGCCCATAAGACAATTGAAGATTCAAAAGTGCTGGTAAGGTTTATTACAAAACGTTACGCAGATAACAAACCTTCCAACTGGGCGGTTATTCTTAAAGAAAATAATCAGTTAATAGGCGTCTGTGGATTTGTGTCCTATTACTCCGCCAATAAAAGGGCAGAGATTGCGTTTGCCATCCGCAAAGACTGCTGGAACAAAGGGTATATGACAGAAGGCGTCGCCAAAACAATTGAATTTGGGTTTAACGAAATAAAACTTAACCGCATAGAAGCATACTGCGACGCGGAAAATGACGCCTCCGCGAAAGTACTGGAAAAATGCGGCATGAAGTGTGAAGGTATCTTAAAACAATACGCTTATAAGGGAAGCAGTTTCAGGGACATGAAAAGCTATGCAATACTGGCAGGGGAGTACATTAAAGAGAGGAAATAA
- a CDS encoding 2,3-diphosphoglycerate-dependent phosphoglycerate mutase, with translation MHKLILLRHGESQWNKENRFTGWTDVDLSEKGIAEAHKAAETLKKENLNFDIAFTSVLLRAERTLSIVMDDMKLQHIPVIKAWQLNERHYGALQGLNKAEMAEKYGEAQVKIWRRSYDTRPPALELNDPRHPLNDKLYKDLDPVLLPSTECLKDTVARTVPYYRENIIPHIKQGKTVIISAHGNSLRALVKYFDNVSDADITELNIPTGIPLIYELDDEMRVLKHYYLGDPEEIKKSMEKVENQGKKK, from the coding sequence ATGCATAAACTTATACTGTTGCGCCATGGGGAATCACAGTGGAACAAGGAAAACCGGTTTACGGGCTGGACCGATGTTGACCTGTCTGAAAAAGGAATTGCAGAAGCCCACAAAGCCGCGGAAACCTTAAAAAAAGAAAATCTGAATTTTGACATCGCATTCACCTCTGTTTTATTACGCGCGGAAAGGACTTTATCCATAGTTATGGATGACATGAAATTACAGCATATTCCTGTCATAAAAGCGTGGCAGTTAAACGAACGCCACTACGGCGCGCTGCAGGGGCTTAATAAAGCGGAGATGGCTGAAAAATACGGCGAAGCCCAGGTAAAAATATGGCGCAGAAGCTATGACACACGCCCGCCCGCCCTTGAACTAAATGACCCGCGCCACCCTTTAAATGATAAATTATATAAAGACCTTGATCCGGTTTTATTACCTTCAACCGAATGCCTTAAAGACACCGTTGCAAGGACAGTGCCGTATTACCGGGAAAATATCATCCCGCATATTAAACAGGGCAAGACGGTAATAATATCCGCGCACGGCAATTCACTGCGCGCCCTGGTAAAATATTTTGATAACGTCTCTGATGCGGATATCACAGAACTGAATATCCCCACGGGCATACCTTTAATATATGAACTTGATGATGAGATGAGGGTGTTAAAACATTATTACCTTGGCGACCCTGAAGAGATAAAAAAGTCAATGGAGAAAGTGGAAAATCAGGGAAAGAAAAAATAG
- a CDS encoding chitooligosaccharide deacetylase, which translates to MIIDYSAMVSLTYDDGLDSQLKYAVPALNESGLKGTFFVSGEALKNPEKYPAWRGAAADGHEIGIHTINHPCDISFDFVPKGFALQDYDMARMREEIDENLRIVKDEFNYKADKYVFAYPCGQSSLGKSREISYKPLIKEKFIAARGVQSIYADPVSVDLYEVPCFGVECDGAQMIEMVKKAAQNGMWVVFLFHGIEGDYISVTDRAHRELVQYLSQNRDTILTDTFGNIAAKIKSGRP; encoded by the coding sequence ATGATTATTGATTACAGCGCAATGGTAAGTTTAACCTATGACGACGGCCTTGATTCACAGCTTAAATACGCGGTTCCCGCGTTAAATGAATCCGGGTTAAAAGGAACCTTCTTTGTGTCGGGCGAAGCGCTTAAAAATCCGGAAAAATATCCTGCCTGGCGCGGCGCCGCAGCTGACGGCCACGAAATAGGCATTCATACAATAAACCACCCGTGTGACATCTCCTTTGATTTTGTACCTAAGGGCTTTGCCCTGCAGGATTATGACATGGCAAGAATGCGTGAAGAGATTGATGAAAATTTAAGGATAGTAAAAGATGAATTTAATTATAAAGCCGACAAATATGTGTTTGCTTACCCGTGCGGGCAGAGCTCTCTTGGTAAGAGCAGGGAGATAAGCTATAAACCTTTAATAAAAGAAAAGTTCATAGCCGCAAGGGGCGTGCAAAGCATTTACGCTGACCCTGTGTCTGTTGATCTGTACGAGGTGCCGTGTTTTGGGGTGGAATGTGACGGCGCACAGATGATAGAAATGGTAAAGAAAGCCGCGCAGAACGGTATGTGGGTTGTATTTTTATTTCACGGAATTGAAGGCGATTATATCTCCGTCACAGACCGCGCGCACAGGGAACTTGTACAGTACCTCTCCCAAAACCGCGATACCATCCTGACAGACACCTTTGGTAATATCGCCGCTAAAATAAAATCGGGACGACCTTAG